One segment of Ipomoea triloba cultivar NCNSP0323 chromosome 12, ASM357664v1 DNA contains the following:
- the LOC115998440 gene encoding 30S ribosomal protein 3, chloroplastic-like: MMLSAAALPAVNSILESPASSFSSHKPFLPNKLFFPQPPIAASQPSLLSTKLYVSASSSAAVSFSSAPLQKEKLGVVVKPMEKPRLVLKFIWLEKNIGISLDQVIPGHGTIPISPYYFWPRKDAWEELKVMLESKPWISQKQMVILLNQATDIINLWQQSGGNFA; encoded by the exons ATGATGTTATCGGCGGCGGCACTACCGGCGGTGAATTCTATTCTTGAATCGCCGGCATCTTCGTTTTCTTCTCACAAACCCTTTCTGCCAAACAAACTCTTCTTTCCCCAACCACCAATTGCTGCTTCTCAACCATCCCTTCTCTCAACAAAGCTCTACGTCTCCGCATCTTCATCCGCCGCCGTTTCGTTCTCTTCGGCTCCCCTTCAGAAGGAG AAGCTTGGAGTGGTGGTAAAGCCAATGGAGAAACCTAGAttagttttgaagttcatatgGTTGGAGAAGAACATTGGGATTTCACTGGACCAAGTGATACCAGGGCATGGCACAATCCCTATAAGCCCTTACTATTTTTGGCCTAGGAAAGATGCCTGGGAGGAGCTAAAGGTGATGCTGGAGAGTAAGCCTTGGATATCCCAGAAACAGATGGTTATTCTGCTTAATCAGGCCACTGATATTATCAATCTTTGGCAACAGAGTGGTGGCAACTTTGCATAA
- the LOC115998814 gene encoding uncharacterized protein LOC115998814 → MEDAPTVDQSLGDPIANSEGGQIPTDETKKVDKPKGAASSPNIDIRERSPEGERVSYKEKLAGNASFGSSMGLDNPALYESDDDEFNEEEEDNDCPNICLTREEKSELRMPWIQSLIIKLWGKTVGYNYLLRKLKSMWRINAHFDLVTLENDYFLVRFSSVSDYAFAKQEGPWMILDHYLVVKEWSPNFDPTTDKTENLLVWVRFPCLPIEYFNFRFLEKVGKKIGRPIKADMNTSTGSRGLHLVCFRCGIYGHRKETCPTKNKNPEAYGEEGRQCGTSGNKPAGKETVWKTTDSSHADNTPTVIRPEVTEGYGSWMLAKRKERRFVQGSSGRQQGSEASGNNRKSKHGTNEGGSGRENNPHGPLEIKERSQSNNQHSDIDTDKALPKDKSGRNGGNYKGESSGTKTGNYKGESSGTKTRPKSRQAAAETEHTLVIGSRGGETVRYTVQEDIPPNESDWAMEEWGDWREHPNDPPHYGALEEEYFVEYG, encoded by the exons ATGGAGGATGCTCCGACGGTGGACCAGAGTCTTGGAGACCCCATTGCAAACTCTGAAGGTGGCCAGATTCCAACCGACGAGACAAAGAAGGTTGACAAACCAAAGGGGGCGGCGTCTAGCCCAAACATCGACATCCGGGAGCGATCGCCCGAAGGAGAAAGGGTGTCATACAAGGAAAAACTTGCCGGCAACGCAAGTTTTGGTTCGTCTATGGGATTAGACAATCCCGCTCTTTATGAATCAGACGATGATGAGTTTAACGAGGAGGAGGAAGACAATGACTGTCCTAACATTTGTCTGACGAGGGAAGAAAAATCTGAACTGCGCATGCCCTGGATTCAATCACTTATCATCAAGCTTTGGGGGAAGACCGTGGGCTACAACTATCTTCTAAGAAAGCTTAAATCCATGTGGAGAATCAATGCCCATTTTGACTTAGTGACTCTGGAAAATGACTATTTTTTGGTAAGATTCTCATCTGTTTCAGATTATGCGTTTGCTAAACAAGAAGGGCCTTGGATGATCTTAGATCATTATCTAGTTGTCAAGGAGTGGTCTCCCAACTTCGACCCAACCACAGATAAGACAGAAAACTTGCTTGTTTGGGTCAGGTTTCCTTGCCTTCCCATAGAATACTTCAACTTCAGATTTCTGGAAAAAGTTGGGAAGAAGATTGGGCGACCAATTAAAGCAGATATGAATACCAGCACAGGTTCCAGAG GATTACACTTGGTCTGTTTTCGGTGCGGCATCTATGGCCACAGAAAAGAGACATGTCCAACAAAGAACAAAAATCCAGAAGCTTATGGTGAAGAGGGCCGGCAATGTGGAACCTCCGGCAACAAACCAGCCGGAAAGGAGACCGTTTGGAAAACTACTGATTCATCCCATGCCGACAACACGCCAACGGTCATCAGACCAGAAGTTACCGAGGGGTATGGGTCATGGATGTTGGCAAAAAGAAAGGAAAGGCGTTTCGTCCAAGGTAGCAGTGGCCGACAGCAAGGCAGTGAAGCTAGTGGAAACAACAGGAAAAGCAAGCATGGCACTAACGAGGGTGGTAGTGGAAGAGAGAATAATCCGCAT GGACCTTTAGAGATTAAGGAAAGAAGCCAGTCAAACAACCAACACAGTGATATTGATACAGACAAGGCCTTGCCTAAAGACAAGAGTGGTAGAAATGGCGGAAACTACAAGGGAGAATCCAGTGGCACCAAGACCGGAAACTACAAAGGGGAATCCAGTGGTACCAAGACGAGACCGAAGAGTAGACAAGCGGCCGCTGAAACCGAACACACATTGGTCATAGGATCTAGAGGAGGAGAAACCGTGAGATATACCGTGCAAGAAGATATACCACCCAATGAGTCTGACTGGGCAATGGAAGAGTGGGGGGATTGGAGGGAACACCCTAATGATCCACCTCATTACGGTGCTCTTGAGGAAGAGTATTTCGTGGAATATGGATGA
- the LOC116000370 gene encoding probable dolichyl pyrophosphate Man9GlcNAc2 alpha-1,3-glucosyltransferase has protein sequence MEKKPSSEDSASDGSIWGWIVLKGTAASFLCISLFALLVRIAVSLHSYSGAGTPPRYGDYEAQRHWMEITINLPVKEWYRNSTVNDLMYWGLDYPPLTAYQSYIHGLFLRFFDPQSVALYTSRGYESYIGKLLMRWTVLSSDALIFFPAVLYFINVYYYGKPVQRKSSLAWHIAMLLLNPCLILIDHGHFQYNCISLGLTMAAISAIFSDRDLVSSVLFVLALNHKQMSAYFAPAFFSYLFGKCLRQRNPLLEISKLGLVVLGTMAVIWWPYLYSKEAPLEVLSRLAPFERGIYEDYVANFWCTSSVLVKWKILFSSQALRLLSLAATISSCIPSMMMLILVPSKQNFLYGLLSSALSFYLFSFQVHEKSILLPLLPASILAWEKPFIFRWLTSFAMLSMFPLLRRDELILPYGALYGLFVILYYAPGGKLHRSETNTFHATLKSLLLVCSLILHIVYLMVTPPNRYPFLFEAIIMLLCFSQFVFIFVYSNTIQYTMLKLNSQVDNDKKNL, from the exons ATGGAGAAGAAGCCGTCGAGCGAGGATTCAGCCTCCGACGGCAGCATCTGGGGATggattgtgttgaaaggtaccGCAGCTTCGTTTCTCTGCATCAGTCTTTTCGCTCTCTTAGTAAGAATCGCCGTGTCTCTCCACTCATACTCCGGCGCCGGAACTCCGCCGAGGTATGGAGACTACGAGGCCCAGCGCCACTGGATGGAGATCACAATCAATCTCCCAGTAAAAGAATGGTACCGTAATAGCACGGTGAATGATCTCATGTACTGGGGCCTCGACTACCCTCCTCTCACTGCCTATCAGAGCTACATTCATGGACTTTTCCTCAGATTCTTCGATCCCCAGTCAGTTGCTCTCTACACTTCTCGGGGCTACGAGTCTTACATCGG GAAACTGTTAATGCGGTGGACGGTTTTATCATCTGATGCTCTGATATTCTTTCCTGCagttctttattttattaatgtttattattatggCAAACCTGTTCAACGGAAGAGTAGTTTGGCATGGCACATTGCGATGCTTTTGTTGAATCCGTGTTTAATTTTGATTGATCACGGTCATTTTCAG TACAACTGTATTAGCTTGGGCCTTACAATGGCTGCTATTTCTGCAATATTTTCTGATAGAGACCTTGTCAGTTCGGTGTTGTTCGTTCTTGCTCTTAACCATAAACAG ATGAGCGCCTATTTTGCACCTGCATTTTTCAGCTACCTCTTCGGTAAATGTCTAAGGCAGAGAAATCCACTTCTTGAAATCTCAAAGTTGGGCTTAGTAGTATTAGGGACTATGGCTGTGATTTGGTGGCCATATCTTTATTCAAAGGAAGCACCTTTAGAG GTTCTCTCACGCCTAGCTCCATTTGAGAGGGGCATATATGAGGATTATGTGGCTAATTTTTGGTGCACATCATCTGTTCTTGTGAAATGGAAGATATTGTTCAGTTCCCAAGCACTGAGGCTTCTTAGTCTTGCAGCAACTATATCTTCTTGTATTCCTTCAATGATGATGCTAATATTGGTGCCTAGCAAACAAAATTTCTTATATGGGCTGCTCAGTAGTGCTTTGTCATTCTACTTATTCTCATTTCAAG TGCACGAGAAATCTATTCTCTTGCCTCTTCTTCCAGCAAGCATCTTGGCCTGGGAAAAGCCTTTTATATTCCGTTGGCTCACAAGTTTTGCCATGCTCTCTATGTTCCCACTTTTGAGGCGTGACGAGTTGATTTTGCCATATGGGGCTCTCTATGGACTTTTTGTCATTCTTTACTATGCACCTGGTGGAAAACTACACAGAAGTGAGACAAATACTTTTCATGCCACTTTAAAGTCACTTCTTTTGGTCTGCTCTCTTATTCTTCACATTGTCTACTTAATGGTAACTCCTCCAAACCGCTACCCTTTCCTATTTGAAGCTATAATTATGCTTCTTTGCTTTTCTCAGTTTGTATTCATTTTTGTATACTCAAATACAATACAGTATACAATGTTGAAGCTTAATAGTCAGGTAGATAATGATAAGAAAAATCTATGA
- the LOC115999180 gene encoding 3-ketoacyl-CoA synthase 5-like, which yields MAQPTTPPYTNSVKLKYVKLGYQYLVNHFLTLLLVPVMAGIAIEVLRLGPEEILGVWDSLLQLDLIKVLCSCFLVVFVATVYFMSKPRSIYLVDYACYKPPVTCRVPFSTFMEHSRLILKDNPKSVEFQMRILERSGLGEETCLPPAIHYIPPTPTMEAARKEAEVVIFSAIDSLMQRTGLKAKDIDILIVNCSLFSPTPSLSAMVVNKYKLRSNIKSYNLSGMGCSAGLISIDLARDLLQVHPNSYALVVSTEIITPNYYKGSERAMLLPNCLFRMGGAAILLSNKPRDSRRSKYRLMHVVRTHKGSDDKAYRCVYEQEDPQGKVGINLSKDLMVIAGEALKSNITTIGPLVLPASEQLLFLFTLIGRKIFNPKWKPYIPDFKQAFDHFCIHAGGRAVIDELQKSLQLSAEHVEASRMTLHRFGNTSSSSLWYELGYIEAKGRMKKGDRIWQIAFGSGFKCNSAVWKCNRTIKAPITDGPWQDCIDRYPVHIPEIVKL from the coding sequence ATGGCGCAACCCACTACTCCCCCATACACCAACTCGGTGAAGCTGAAGTATGTAAAGCTCGGTTACCAGTACCTGGTTAACCATTTCCTAACGTTGTTGCTGGTCCCAGTCATGGCGGGAATCGCCATTGAAGTTCTGAGGTTAGGACCTGAAGAAATCCTCGGCGTGTGGGATTCTTTGCTCCAGTTAGACCTAATCAAAGTGCTGTGCTCCTGTTTCCTCGTCGTCTTCGTCGCGACGGTCTATTTCATGTCCAAACCTCGCTCCATCTACCTCGTCGATTACGCCTGCTACAAGCCGCCGGTGACCTGCCGAGTTCCGTTCTCCACTTTCATGGAGCATTCCAGGCTGATTCTCAAAGATAATCCGAAGAGCGTGGAGTTCCAAATGCGGATTCTGGAGCGATCGGGGCTGGGAGAGGAGACGTGTCTCCCGCCGGCGAttcattatattcctccgaCGCCGACGATGGAGGCCGCGAGGAAGGAGGCGGAGGTGGTGATCTTCTCCGCCATTGATTCGCTGATGCAGAGAACCGGGTTGAAGGCGAAGGATATTGATATTCTGATCGTGAATTGCAGCTTGTTTTCTCCTACTCCGTCGTTGTCGGCCATGGTTGTGAATAAGTATAAGCTTCGGAGTAATATCAAGAGCTATAATCTCTCCGGCATGGGGTGCAGCGCCGGCCTGATCTCCATTGATCTCGCGCGTGACCTTCTCCAAGTTCACCCTAACTCCTACGCTTTAGTGGTGAGTACTGAGATTATTACTCCTAACTATTACAAAGGCTCGGAGAGAGCTATGCTCCTCCCTAACTGCCTGTTCCGAATGGGTGGGGCCGCGATCTTGCTCTCTAACAAACCCCGAGATTCGCGGAGATCTAAATACCGGCTTATGCACGTGGTCCGCACGCACAAGGGCTCCGACGATAAAGCCTACCGCTGCGTATACGAGCAAGAGGATCCGCAAGGGAAAGTCGGGATAAACCTCTCCAAAGACCTAATGGTGATCGCCGGCGAGGCGCTGAAATCGAACATCACCACCATCGGCCCGCTGGTTCTCCCGGCGTCGGAGCAGCTCCTCTTCCTCTTCACGCTAATCGGCCGGAAAATCTTCAATCCGAAGTGGAAACCCTACATTCCCGACTTCAAACAAGCCTTCGATCACTTCTGCATCCACGCCGGCGGCCGCGCCGTGATCGACGAGCTCCAGAAGAGCCTCCAGCTGTCGGCGGAGCACGTGGAGGCGTCGCGGATGACGCTGCACAGATTCGGGAACACTTCGTCTTCTTCGCTGTGGTATGAGCTAGGGTACATTGAAGCCAAAGGGAGGATGAAGAAAGGAGATAGAATTTGGCAGATCGCTTTTGGCAGTGGGTTCAAGTGTAACAGTGCTGTCTGGAAATGCAATCGCACCATTAAAGCTCCCATTACTGATGGTCCATGGCAAGACTGTATTGATAGGTACCCAGTGCACATCCCCGAGATCGTCAAACTCTAA